GATCCGTTCAGCCGGGACGGGCCTCACCATTTCCGCACTCACGTCCGTCGTCACGGACGCAGGGACCGCGTTCTACATGCACCCGCTGCTTCCCGCGATTGCGCGTCGATCCTGGGAGATCGTGCGGCACGACCTCCTCGAGCTCACGGACGGTGGCGTGCAGCTCGAAACGCGCGGAGGAGATTTGATCGACACCGGAAACTACCGTCGATCGAACGCGACGACGCTCGCCTCGGTGATGGCCACCGCTGCCGAAATGGGTGACTCGCCCATCGCCCACACTCTGCGGCAGCGTTTCGACGCTGACCATCCGGTCGTCACCTCGGGCGGTGTGCGACATCATCCTGGCGTCTCCGTCATGGGCCACGTCTTGGCCTTCAACGCCCGTGCCGGGCGACCCAACGCCATGCACGACCTCGTGGCCGTTGGCATGCCGGAGCGCTTCCGAAGCGGTCCGCTGCTCGACGATGTCGAGTATCCGCAGGTCTTGGTCGCTCGGGCGGTGAGCGACGGGCGAGCCCTCGAGGCCGTCCTCTATCCAGGCGACCGCCAGGGTCGGCAGAGCCTGGGGCTCTCGCAACTCCGACCCGGCTCCCGCTACCGGTGTGAAGGGAGCGTCGCGGCGGAGGTGCTCGCCGATGCCGCGGGACATGCGAGAGTGATGGTCGATCTGGACGGGCGCACCGAGTTTCGGCTGTGTCCGATTGAGTAAGGGAACGATGGGATGGCGTGCTGTGCGGTAGGGGCGGCGATGACCGCCGCGGTTGTCTGGATCCTCCGCGCGGTTCGCACGCGCGTTCTCCACCGGGCTCAAGGGTCTGAAGCGGCGACGTGGCGGCTCCAGGCGTAGAGCTCGAGCCACTGAATCACTGAATCGTTCTTCCGGAGAAACCCATGTCGACGATGATCACCGAGGAATGCATCAACTGTGGCGCTTGCGAGCCCGAGTGCCCGAACACCGCCATCTACGAGGGCGGCGTTGCGTACGAGTCCGGGGGCCAAAGCCACGCCGCGCTCCGCGAGGACGTGTATTACATCGTCCCCGAGAAGTGCACCGAGTGCGTCGGATTCTTCGATCAGGAACAGTGCGCCGCTGTCTGCCCGGTCGACTGCTGCGTTCCGAACCCGAAGGACGTCGAGGCCGAGGAGCAGCTCCTCGCGAGGGCCCGCGCGCTGCATCCTGAGCAGACCTTCGGCCCGGACGCGCCATCCCGGTTCCGCAAGCAATGAGCCGAAGGGAGGTACGCGACCTCCGGGGCCGCGCGCTGCGCGACCTACGGGTGTCGGTGACCGACCGTTGCAACTTCCGGTGCCGCTATTGCATGCCGAAGGAAGTCTTCGGGGAGCGCTTCCAGTATCTCGAACGCGCCGAATTGTTGTCGTTCGGC
This sequence is a window from Candidatus Eisenbacteria bacterium. Protein-coding genes within it:
- a CDS encoding YfhL family 4Fe-4S dicluster ferredoxin — protein: MSTMITEECINCGACEPECPNTAIYEGGVAYESGGQSHAALREDVYYIVPEKCTECVGFFDQEQCAAVCPVDCCVPNPKDVEAEEQLLARARALHPEQTFGPDAPSRFRKQ